The Halorussus salinus genome contains a region encoding:
- a CDS encoding glycosyltransferase family 2 protein, which translates to MATKGKQPSIDQTSSERGTQQRPTPTGGLLVDQDSDVEPALSVVMPTLNEEEGIAECIKRIQNGIEEFGITTEIIISDSSTDRTPEIAREMGAIVVEPDAPGYGYAYRYAFERARGDLIAIGDADTTYDFEDLPRLLDPVVRGDADMVMGSRLEGEIKPGAMPKLHQYIGNPLLTKFLNAFYGAGVSDAHSGFRVFSQEAWETLECTTTGMEFASEMIMEAGAKDLTIKEVPITYHEREGEATLESFRDGWRHVRFMLENAPGYLFSVPAVAMFAVGLLTMTLSISGVSVSGVTFGSYTMIAGSLFTIASYQLGSLSLFSAVAADPIQKPQDPFTTWVLNNFKLEHGAMLGVGTFGAGMLYTGYFAYNWVISGFTQLPVIATNLVAFTALVLGIQTIFYSFFLSIIASNKE; encoded by the coding sequence ATGGCAACAAAAGGCAAGCAACCATCGATAGACCAAACTTCATCCGAACGAGGGACCCAGCAGCGCCCTACCCCAACAGGTGGCCTTCTCGTCGATCAAGACAGCGATGTCGAGCCTGCATTGAGCGTAGTGATGCCCACGCTCAACGAAGAAGAGGGCATCGCGGAGTGTATCAAGCGAATCCAGAACGGTATCGAAGAATTTGGGATTACCACCGAAATCATTATTAGTGACAGTTCGACTGATCGCACCCCTGAAATTGCTCGGGAGATGGGTGCCATTGTCGTTGAACCTGATGCCCCCGGTTACGGCTATGCCTACCGATATGCGTTTGAACGGGCTCGCGGCGACTTAATTGCTATCGGTGATGCCGACACCACGTATGACTTTGAGGACCTCCCCCGATTGCTCGACCCAGTTGTCCGGGGCGACGCCGACATGGTGATGGGAAGCCGTCTTGAGGGTGAGATCAAGCCCGGCGCGATGCCGAAGCTCCATCAATACATCGGGAATCCATTGCTAACCAAATTCCTAAACGCCTTCTACGGAGCGGGCGTCTCGGACGCCCACAGCGGCTTTCGGGTCTTCAGCCAAGAAGCGTGGGAAACGCTGGAGTGTACGACAACTGGCATGGAGTTTGCCAGTGAGATGATTATGGAGGCCGGCGCCAAGGATCTCACTATCAAGGAAGTCCCAATTACCTACCATGAGCGAGAGGGTGAAGCCACGCTTGAGAGCTTTCGTGATGGTTGGCGCCACGTCCGATTTATGCTTGAAAACGCGCCGGGGTATCTCTTCTCCGTTCCCGCAGTAGCAATGTTCGCGGTTGGACTCCTTACAATGACTCTTTCAATATCTGGGGTTAGCGTGAGCGGTGTCACGTTCGGGAGTTACACGATGATTGCCGGCAGTCTCTTTACAATCGCCAGCTATCAACTTGGCAGTCTCTCGCTCTTCAGCGCAGTTGCAGCAGACCCAATCCAGAAACCGCAGGATCCTTTCACCACATGGGTACTCAACAATTTCAAACTTGAGCACGGTGCGATGCTTGGAGTTGGTACCTTTGGTGCAGGAATGCTCTATACGGGGTACTTCGCCTACAACTGGGTGATCAGTGGCTTTACACAACTCCCCGTCATTGCTACCAATCTCGTCGCGTTCACAGCTCTCGTACTCGGGATACAAACCATCTTCTACTCGTTCTTCCTGAGTATCATCGCCAGCAATAAAGAGTGA
- a CDS encoding sulfatase-like hydrolase/transferase — protein sequence MSRAMHRIKQKSKTGYNHWVMSNNVLLVTADSLRADYCGFLGGPETTPYLSKLADNSAVYESAISPGPRTPSSIALTHTGERFRNVDADTNEGRLKRIADHIRRFETIPERLAAQGYSTGAVTANPWTVGFDEPFDEFVAIGEGYESESDSTERSIIDKGLDYVEQWRKGTDWFAQCTSFDDEVHRLIQELPEPWFIWVFLMDTHSPYIVPRQHLVESNVATMYYSALRYNASVMRGQDVSSLPSHLDRYLKRAYRDAIRLVDTFVEQVHQEVPSNTALIFHSDHGEAFGEHGTYGHQEVLYEENIHVPLLVHDGTTSGQFQRPASTLEIPSIVEQTAKENFDGENVTNDIAFAQTGDGSMRAARTPSHWFVSDGEQVLCQDTRNRSDYGVVQDEEVATAVANLFEAEFAPDAEKSQVISAIEDASFSSIR from the coding sequence ATGAGCCGGGCGATGCACCGGATAAAGCAGAAGTCGAAGACCGGTTACAATCACTGGGTTATGTCGAATAACGTCTTACTCGTAACCGCAGACAGCCTCCGTGCCGACTATTGTGGCTTTCTGGGAGGTCCGGAGACGACACCATACCTCTCCAAGTTAGCAGATAATAGTGCGGTTTATGAGTCTGCCATCTCTCCAGGGCCGCGAACGCCGTCCTCAATTGCGTTAACACATACTGGTGAACGGTTCCGAAACGTCGATGCCGATACAAATGAGGGCCGGCTAAAACGGATTGCAGACCACATTCGCCGGTTCGAGACAATCCCCGAGCGTCTTGCAGCGCAGGGATACTCAACAGGTGCTGTAACTGCAAATCCGTGGACGGTAGGTTTTGATGAGCCATTTGATGAATTCGTCGCAATCGGCGAAGGATACGAAAGCGAATCGGATTCCACTGAACGGAGTATTATCGATAAAGGTCTTGACTATGTGGAGCAGTGGCGAAAGGGAACAGATTGGTTCGCCCAATGCACCAGTTTTGATGACGAAGTCCACCGTCTAATTCAGGAACTTCCCGAACCGTGGTTCATATGGGTTTTCCTGATGGACACACACAGTCCGTACATCGTCCCCCGCCAGCATCTTGTTGAATCGAATGTGGCAACGATGTACTATAGTGCGCTCCGATACAACGCGAGCGTCATGCGGGGACAGGATGTAAGTTCGCTTCCGTCCCATCTGGATCGATACCTGAAGCGGGCGTATCGAGATGCAATCCGCTTAGTGGACACATTCGTTGAGCAAGTCCATCAAGAGGTTCCCAGTAATACAGCACTAATCTTTCATTCCGACCACGGCGAAGCATTCGGCGAACACGGCACCTACGGGCATCAAGAGGTCCTCTATGAGGAGAACATTCACGTTCCGCTACTCGTTCACGATGGAACAACGAGTGGGCAGTTCCAGCGTCCAGCATCGACACTCGAAATCCCCTCAATTGTCGAGCAGACTGCAAAAGAGAACTTCGATGGCGAGAATGTAACCAATGATATCGCGTTTGCTCAGACCGGTGATGGGAGTATGCGTGCAGCTCGGACTCCATCTCACTGGTTCGTCTCAGATGGCGAGCAGGTACTCTGTCAGGATACACGCAACCGCTCCGATTACGGTGTTGTCCAAGACGAGGAGGTAGCCACAGCGGTTGCCAATCTCTTTGAAGCCGAGTTTGCACCAGACGCAGAGAAATCCCAAGTTATCTCGGCTATTGAAGATGCATCCTTTTCGAGTATCAGGTAA
- a CDS encoding glycosyltransferase family 87 protein, giving the protein MDKRTIPRLALAVSICAGIAILLYFVLISNIEAADFQRYYFAAKQAQAGDPFIKPYAVPETDFNMHYVYPPITVFLFYPFTLLPNWELALATHIIFNVIFATITAILTIKYIRSQGTDLNRVDEVLITGAFLVGPHAVMTYAHGQVTYWIALMLCIGYIFLNQGDEVASGLAFAFPAVLKIFPALFGLWFLKKRTYKAVGVAIASGLVAVALSFLAFGVEMHASYVEYIASERSRLHWYHGGLNPNIPLVTPNRALSHLFPDAPGIMFFLVPLFGGLAIIAFAYFKDDPTKPAIVAFLVTTIGIILSTPSYPNYLLLTYFPLLTTIYTDPQLRVSLCTGLVVASFSVGPEEIANVLGLIGLPFGIEGIIMDIVTPILTVASPGMIGLAIMLGSIVVFYVDRSPMTLLQDNPR; this is encoded by the coding sequence ATGGATAAGAGAACTATCCCACGTCTCGCATTGGCAGTATCCATCTGTGCAGGAATCGCAATTCTCCTCTATTTCGTTCTCATCTCGAACATTGAGGCAGCTGACTTCCAACGGTACTACTTCGCTGCCAAACAAGCGCAAGCCGGCGATCCCTTCATCAAACCTTATGCAGTCCCTGAAACCGACTTCAACATGCATTACGTCTACCCGCCGATTACTGTCTTCCTTTTTTATCCCTTTACCCTGCTACCGAACTGGGAACTCGCCCTCGCTACGCACATCATTTTCAACGTGATATTCGCGACAATTACGGCCATTCTGACGATCAAATATATCCGCTCACAGGGTACTGACCTTAACCGGGTTGATGAAGTACTAATAACAGGGGCGTTTCTCGTCGGCCCGCACGCCGTGATGACGTACGCCCATGGACAGGTGACCTATTGGATAGCGCTCATGCTCTGCATCGGCTACATCTTTCTCAACCAGGGTGACGAGGTTGCAAGTGGGTTGGCGTTCGCTTTCCCAGCTGTGTTGAAAATATTTCCTGCCCTCTTCGGTCTCTGGTTTCTTAAAAAGAGGACGTATAAAGCAGTCGGAGTTGCCATCGCCTCTGGACTTGTCGCTGTCGCTCTCAGTTTCTTGGCTTTCGGAGTCGAGATGCACGCCTCCTACGTTGAGTACATCGCGAGCGAACGGAGTCGTCTTCATTGGTATCACGGAGGTCTGAATCCGAATATCCCACTCGTCACACCGAACCGAGCTCTCTCGCATTTATTTCCTGATGCTCCCGGAATTATGTTTTTCCTTGTGCCGTTATTTGGGGGGCTTGCGATTATCGCTTTTGCCTACTTCAAGGATGACCCAACGAAACCCGCCATCGTCGCATTCTTAGTAACTACTATTGGAATCATCCTCTCCACGCCCTCGTACCCAAACTATCTTCTGTTGACTTATTTCCCTCTACTCACGACAATTTACACAGACCCCCAACTGCGAGTCTCACTCTGTACTGGGCTAGTGGTCGCAAGCTTCTCTGTTGGCCCGGAAGAAATCGCAAACGTGCTCGGCCTCATTGGCCTGCCGTTCGGGATTGAGGGAATTATAATGGATATTGTCACTCCCATACTCACGGTTGCCTCTCCAGGGATGATTGGTCTGGCAATAATGCTTGGTAGTATTGTGGTATTCTATGTCGACCGCTCGCCGATGACTCTGTTGCAAGACAACCCCAGATGA
- a CDS encoding alkaline phosphatase family protein, whose protein sequence is MLAQWASRSVKRVREDGLHGAKQSLRYPYIYALQSLGAIHKSGDNIYSREWDLLIILDACRADLLQSVSDQYDFLGSGETMWSKGAVTKEWMQETFVGSYASEMNKTAYICGNPHSDSELDSSNFELLDETWREAWESTIPPRAVTDRAVEIARTSRPEKMIVHYMQPHCPFISWGDKAQVKSADNFGEQDTKDVWQRLRDGEVNKAEVWQGYRENLQIALDEVETLLASIDADTAVITSDHGNALGEWGVYGHKPRLPLACLREVPWEVTSAVDTGAYEPTYVFEDSDVSKQEQLEALGYL, encoded by the coding sequence ATGTTAGCTCAATGGGCGTCTCGTTCGGTAAAGCGAGTGCGTGAAGACGGATTACACGGGGCGAAACAATCACTACGCTATCCGTACATCTATGCACTCCAATCATTAGGGGCTATTCATAAATCAGGGGATAATATATACTCACGTGAGTGGGATCTCTTGATTATTCTTGATGCTTGCCGAGCTGACTTGTTACAGTCCGTTTCGGACCAATATGACTTTCTCGGCAGCGGTGAGACAATGTGGTCGAAAGGCGCAGTAACAAAAGAATGGATGCAGGAAACGTTTGTTGGCTCGTACGCTAGCGAGATGAATAAGACAGCATATATTTGTGGTAATCCTCACTCAGACTCTGAGCTTGACAGTTCTAATTTCGAGTTACTTGATGAGACTTGGCGTGAAGCTTGGGAGTCGACGATTCCCCCTCGTGCAGTTACTGATAGGGCAGTAGAGATAGCGCGAACAAGTAGACCTGAGAAGATGATTGTTCACTATATGCAACCTCACTGTCCGTTTATCTCGTGGGGTGACAAGGCCCAGGTTAAGTCCGCGGACAATTTTGGGGAACAAGATACAAAGGATGTTTGGCAGCGACTTCGAGACGGCGAAGTGAATAAAGCAGAAGTCTGGCAGGGGTACCGAGAGAACCTACAAATCGCGTTAGACGAGGTGGAAACGCTGTTGGCGAGTATTGATGCGGACACGGCAGTTATCACGTCTGACCACGGGAATGCTTTGGGGGAGTGGGGTGTGTACGGCCATAAACCACGTCTTCCATTGGCGTGTTTGCGTGAGGTACCGTGGGAAGTGACGAGTGCTGTTGACACGGGTGCTTACGAACCAACGTATGTGTTTGAGGATTCCGACGTTAGCAAACAAGAGCAGCTTGAGGCACTTGGCTATCTGTGA
- a CDS encoding sulfatase codes for MESPNIILLVMDTARAKTVVPALKKETLPHLSKFARDSVLFNNASTVAPWTLPSHASIFSGQYTSSHQTDANTPDFQPDSSSLAGKLSKNGYSTAGISANPWVSPEFNFDQGFDQFSMKWDEGWESFDVTAAVNAESTIEGLLKSIKQTPIQQLPALMKSLWHKRFHDSMSDNGAKEITTRAKRWIKQQKQESEPFFLFLNYLEPHLPYEPPSAFIEEFLSEEELATADEIDQDPWKFIVGRVEHDTNEFDLLRKLYLIEILYLDAQIGELFDFLKSEGVYEDTAIFIIGDHGENIGEHDLMDHQYCLYETLVNVPLLAKHPELETGTVDERLIESRDLYPTILQLAGIPMNNLPSPVSQEPITTSSRDYAISEYLTPQPDVDTLAKKVNADLSPSRFDRALRSIRTKEWKLIESSDGSHELYNVSIDVEEQNDLYDDEPDIAEKLRSRLSESIGPLTMSEASRQDISKNSKQRLEELGYLQ; via the coding sequence ATGGAGAGTCCCAACATCATTTTGCTCGTTATGGATACTGCTCGAGCAAAAACCGTGGTGCCCGCTCTTAAGAAGGAAACTTTACCACACTTATCTAAATTTGCTCGTGATTCGGTCTTATTCAACAATGCCAGTACCGTTGCCCCCTGGACACTTCCCTCCCATGCATCGATATTTTCAGGCCAGTACACCAGTTCCCATCAGACCGACGCTAACACACCGGATTTTCAACCGGATTCCTCTTCCTTAGCAGGAAAGTTATCGAAAAATGGATATTCAACTGCTGGAATATCTGCAAATCCATGGGTGAGTCCAGAGTTTAACTTTGACCAAGGGTTTGACCAGTTTTCAATGAAATGGGATGAAGGTTGGGAAAGCTTTGACGTTACTGCCGCTGTGAATGCTGAGTCTACAATTGAGGGCCTACTAAAATCAATCAAACAAACACCTATCCAACAACTACCGGCCTTAATGAAGAGTCTTTGGCATAAGAGATTTCATGATTCTATGTCCGATAACGGGGCTAAAGAAATCACGACACGAGCAAAGAGATGGATTAAACAACAGAAGCAAGAAAGCGAGCCTTTTTTCCTTTTCCTCAATTATCTTGAACCGCATCTCCCATACGAGCCTCCTTCAGCCTTCATTGAGGAATTCCTTTCTGAAGAAGAATTAGCTACTGCCGATGAGATTGACCAGGATCCGTGGAAGTTTATTGTTGGAAGAGTCGAACACGATACAAATGAATTTGACCTATTACGGAAGCTCTACCTTATTGAAATATTGTACTTGGATGCACAGATTGGAGAGCTATTTGATTTCCTAAAGTCTGAAGGAGTATATGAGGACACCGCGATATTTATAATTGGCGATCATGGCGAAAACATTGGAGAACATGATTTGATGGATCATCAGTATTGCCTATATGAGACGTTAGTGAATGTCCCATTACTAGCTAAACATCCTGAGCTGGAAACAGGAACGGTTGACGAACGGTTAATTGAGTCGCGCGACCTCTATCCTACAATTTTACAACTAGCTGGCATACCAATGAACAATTTACCATCCCCGGTCTCTCAAGAGCCTATTACTACCTCCTCCCGAGATTACGCTATCTCAGAATACCTAACGCCACAACCTGATGTAGATACACTTGCAAAGAAAGTCAATGCGGACTTATCACCATCTCGATTTGACCGTGCTCTCCGGTCTATACGTACCAAGGAGTGGAAACTAATTGAATCTTCAGACGGATCCCACGAACTTTATAACGTATCCATTGATGTAGAAGAACAGAATGACCTTTATGATGATGAGCCAGATATTGCAGAAAAGCTACGTAGCAGGTTGTCAGAGTCTATCGGTCCCTTAACTATGTCAGAAGCATCCCGTCAAGATATTAGCAAAAATAGTAAGCAAAGACTTGAAGAACTCGGTTATCTCCAATAA